From a region of the Thiorhodovibrio winogradskyi genome:
- the lpxC gene encoding UDP-3-O-acyl-N-acetylglucosamine deacetylase, which yields MIRQRTLKNVIRATGVGLHTGEKVYLTLSPAAPDTGIVFIRDDLNEPFEIKACPANVGDTRLSTTLMRDGVRISTVEHLLSAFAGLGIDNAYVRVSAPEVPIMDGSAAPFVFLIQSAGIEEQSRPKRFIRIKRRIRVEDGDKFAQFDPFDGFKVSFVIDFDHPAFSSREQSACINFSTTSFVKEISRARTFGFLRDIEALRQQNLALGGTMDNAVVVDDYRVLNEEGLRYGNEFVKHKILDAIGDLYLLGYSLIGAFHGYKSGHAINNQLLRALLANEEAWEEVTFGDPKKAPISYAHPVPVA from the coding sequence ATGATCCGGCAGCGAACACTCAAGAATGTCATCAGAGCAACTGGTGTCGGATTGCACACCGGCGAAAAAGTGTACCTCACTCTGTCGCCTGCTGCACCTGATACAGGTATCGTTTTTATCCGGGACGATCTCAACGAGCCTTTCGAAATCAAGGCGTGTCCGGCGAATGTTGGAGATACGCGGTTGTCTACAACATTGATGCGCGACGGTGTACGCATTTCGACTGTCGAGCATTTACTCTCTGCCTTTGCTGGACTTGGAATCGATAACGCCTATGTCCGGGTCAGTGCCCCTGAGGTGCCCATCATGGACGGCAGCGCAGCCCCCTTTGTCTTCTTGATTCAATCCGCTGGCATTGAGGAGCAATCACGGCCGAAGCGTTTTATTCGAATTAAGCGTCGTATTCGGGTCGAGGACGGCGATAAGTTTGCCCAGTTCGACCCCTTTGACGGTTTCAAGGTATCTTTCGTGATTGACTTTGATCATCCCGCTTTTTCGTCTCGCGAACAGTCGGCTTGTATCAATTTCTCAACCACCTCCTTTGTCAAAGAGATCAGCCGTGCACGCACTTTTGGTTTCTTGCGCGATATCGAAGCTTTGCGTCAACAGAATCTGGCTCTTGGTGGCACCATGGATAACGCTGTCGTGGTCGATGATTACCGGGTACTGAACGAAGAAGGTCTGAGGTATGGCAATGAATTCGTCAAACACAAAATCCTTGATGCCATAGGTGATCTCTATCTGCTAGGCTACTCACTGATTGGCGCCTTTCATGGTTATAAGTCAGGTCATGCCATCAACAATCAGTTGCTGCGTGCCTTGTTAGCCAATGAAGAAGCCTGGGAAGAAGTGACCTTTGGCGACCCGAAAAAAGCGCCGATTAGCTACGCTCATCCGGTTCCCGTGGCATAA
- a CDS encoding DciA family protein: MRATLVSRPSVNRVKGLERRLSSPSPSRNQAFPVSANPGINKFSMLKKLRPTAKLAGPDRETALASVLRELKQREQLLRTIKPLLPEGVRRHCSQASTDGDCLQLFADSPVWAAKLRLFTHQILNVLSEQGLTLKQCQVRVSPPLFVGNGPQGHRHADSHTTLDLDGSGDHDQKHGVTGNPKGRLSAIAASHLKQAASAISDERIAACFERIAHHHGQHALE, translated from the coding sequence TTGCGCGCGACACTGGTATCCCGGCCATCGGTCAATCGGGTTAAAGGTCTCGAGCGCCGTCTGTCATCTCCATCGCCAAGCCGTAATCAAGCATTTCCGGTATCAGCTAATCCCGGCATCAATAAATTCAGCATGTTAAAAAAACTCCGCCCCACCGCAAAGCTAGCGGGTCCTGATCGCGAAACAGCCCTTGCCTCGGTTCTGCGCGAACTCAAGCAGCGTGAGCAGTTGCTTCGCACCATCAAACCCCTGCTGCCCGAGGGTGTCCGCCGACATTGCTCCCAGGCGAGCACTGATGGTGATTGCCTGCAGTTGTTTGCAGACTCGCCCGTCTGGGCGGCAAAGCTCAGGCTGTTTACACATCAGATACTTAATGTGTTATCAGAGCAGGGACTCACCCTGAAACAATGCCAGGTCCGCGTGTCCCCCCCCCTATTTGTTGGCAATGGACCGCAAGGACACAGGCATGCCGACTCCCACACCACCCTTGATCTTGATGGTTCTGGAGATCATGACCAGAAGCACGGCGTGACAGGCAACCCCAAAGGGCGCCTCTCGGCGATCGCTGCATCACACTTAAAGCAGGCGGCAAGTGCGATATCAGATGAGCGCATTGCAGCCTGCTTTGAGCGTATAGCACACCATCACGGCCAACACGCGCTAGAATAA
- a CDS encoding M23 family metallopeptidase, translating into MQSAKPPIRKFAQQELYLGVIMHRRQVFAAEQGFSSVILLIIMMVGLMAGGFGYWLGKYRLNDASPISGQLALTRDLEDAKLELEQKRRQIQAHIDTIAVRVAEMQAEVLRMNALGQRLVKMAGLNSDEFDFENPAGAGGPDRYKDQSNRINEVAQDLAKVLAALDDRKRKLGLLETFIMERDLTKHTKPEGWPLRSGGIVTSEFGYRRHPITGRRSMHQGIDISGKTGTAILAMADGLVVFAGRKNGYGNIVEVRHGNGLETWYAHNQTNLVREGDLVRRGQEIATLGSTGRSTGPHVHFEVRKNGTPINPRTYLSPRGTARIARL; encoded by the coding sequence ATGCAATCAGCCAAGCCCCCCATTCGAAAATTCGCCCAACAAGAACTGTATTTAGGAGTCATTATGCATCGACGTCAGGTGTTTGCCGCCGAGCAAGGGTTCAGCTCCGTAATTTTGCTGATCATTATGATGGTTGGCCTGATGGCCGGTGGCTTCGGCTATTGGCTGGGGAAATATCGCCTCAACGATGCTTCCCCGATCAGCGGTCAGCTTGCGCTAACCCGCGATCTTGAAGACGCCAAGCTTGAGCTTGAGCAGAAACGACGCCAGATCCAGGCGCATATTGACACTATCGCGGTCCGCGTTGCCGAGATGCAGGCAGAGGTTCTCCGTATGAACGCGCTGGGGCAGCGATTGGTGAAGATGGCTGGCTTGAACAGCGACGAGTTCGACTTCGAGAATCCAGCCGGCGCCGGCGGTCCGGATCGCTACAAGGATCAGTCCAACAGAATCAACGAAGTCGCGCAGGATCTTGCGAAAGTGCTGGCCGCGCTCGATGATCGAAAGCGCAAGCTTGGACTCCTTGAGACGTTCATCATGGAACGTGACCTGACCAAGCACACCAAGCCAGAAGGTTGGCCTCTGCGTTCTGGCGGGATAGTGACCTCGGAATTTGGCTACCGTCGCCACCCGATTACCGGCCGCCGCAGCATGCATCAGGGTATTGATATATCAGGCAAAACTGGTACCGCAATTCTGGCCATGGCAGACGGCTTGGTGGTCTTCGCTGGGCGCAAGAACGGTTACGGTAACATTGTTGAGGTTCGCCACGGCAACGGGCTTGAAACCTGGTATGCCCACAATCAAACCAACTTGGTCAGGGAAGGAGATCTGGTTCGGCGGGGGCAGGAAATCGCCACTCTGGGCTCCACCGGTCGCTCCACTGGGCCCCATGTTCACTTCGAAGTGCGCAAGAATGGCACGCCCATCAATCCGAGAACCTACTTGAGTCCACGTGGCACAGCCCGTATCGCGCGTCTTTGA